A stretch of the Geovibrio thiophilus genome encodes the following:
- a CDS encoding SLC13 family permease produces MMTAIWSRLWDWHDETKALVLYSPKALLSKFHNQHFSSADEKEEKSIDLADEMEQAPAEHVRRLQTGPDGVKEDEPREYTKRQLIGLILGPVLFFLMLAVHAPAGMEPSAQKMAAVAFLMACWWMCESIPIPATSLLPIPLFPVLGIMPTGKATAPYASDLIYLFMGGFIIALAMQRWNLHRRIAMNIVKTVGFSPSRLIFGFMAATAVLSAFVSNTATAVMMMPIGLAIIYHVVEEGKKEGLDKVIDFSPEKFAFGLNLMLGIAYAASIGGIATLIGTPPNTVLAGYLSKTFGYEITFAKWLIVGVPIVLVTLPLCWLWLIKIANPMKLKKVPGGRELIDSELKKMGSMSTGERWTALVFALTAFAWIFRAKLAFLFPEPKMVTDAAIAMVGGLVLFLIPINMKKNEFVMDWHWATKMPWGVLILFGGGLALSDGFKVTKLADWIGMQVGLLEHAPIFVLIIAVTTLIIFLTELTSNTATAAMVMPILAAVAVGLGQSPLLLTVPAAIAASCAFMLPVATPPNAIVFGSGYVTIPQMVKSGFGLNIIGIIVTVAVTYLIVVPTFGVELGVIPEWAKVIAGK; encoded by the coding sequence ATGATGACAGCTATTTGGAGCAGGCTTTGGGACTGGCACGACGAGACAAAGGCACTCGTGCTTTATAGTCCCAAAGCATTACTCAGTAAGTTCCACAACCAACACTTTTCATCCGCTGATGAAAAGGAGGAAAAAAGCATCGATCTCGCTGATGAGATGGAGCAGGCGCCAGCCGAACATGTCCGCAGACTTCAGACCGGACCGGACGGAGTAAAAGAGGATGAACCCCGTGAATACACCAAACGCCAGCTTATAGGGCTGATTCTGGGACCTGTTCTTTTTTTTCTTATGCTTGCCGTTCACGCGCCTGCCGGCATGGAACCCTCAGCGCAGAAAATGGCGGCAGTAGCGTTCCTCATGGCGTGCTGGTGGATGTGTGAATCTATTCCGATCCCCGCTACAAGTCTTCTTCCGATACCGCTTTTTCCGGTTCTGGGCATAATGCCCACGGGCAAGGCGACAGCACCTTACGCCAGTGACCTCATCTACCTGTTCATGGGCGGCTTCATAATCGCGCTTGCCATGCAGAGATGGAATCTCCACCGCAGAATTGCCATGAATATAGTGAAAACAGTCGGTTTTTCGCCCAGCAGACTTATTTTCGGCTTCATGGCGGCTACAGCCGTTCTCTCCGCTTTCGTTTCCAACACCGCCACAGCGGTTATGATGATGCCCATCGGTCTTGCTATTATTTATCATGTTGTCGAGGAAGGGAAAAAAGAAGGTCTCGACAAAGTTATAGATTTTTCGCCAGAGAAATTCGCTTTCGGTCTTAACCTCATGCTGGGGATAGCGTATGCCGCTTCAATCGGCGGTATAGCTACTCTTATAGGAACTCCGCCCAACACCGTTCTTGCCGGTTACCTTTCCAAGACTTTCGGTTATGAGATTACCTTCGCAAAATGGCTCATTGTCGGCGTACCCATTGTGCTTGTCACTCTTCCGCTCTGCTGGCTCTGGCTTATCAAGATTGCTAACCCTATGAAGCTGAAAAAGGTTCCCGGCGGCAGGGAGCTTATCGATTCTGAATTGAAAAAGATGGGGAGCATGAGCACCGGCGAACGTTGGACAGCCCTTGTGTTCGCCCTTACAGCCTTTGCGTGGATATTCAGGGCAAAGCTCGCTTTTCTTTTCCCTGAGCCCAAGATGGTAACTGACGCTGCTATCGCCATGGTGGGCGGTCTGGTGCTTTTTCTTATTCCCATCAATATGAAGAAAAACGAATTTGTAATGGACTGGCATTGGGCTACCAAAATGCCTTGGGGCGTTCTAATACTTTTCGGAGGCGGACTTGCGCTTTCGGACGGCTTCAAGGTGACGAAGCTTGCGGATTGGATTGGTATGCAGGTCGGACTTCTTGAGCATGCGCCCATATTTGTATTGATAATTGCGGTCACAACTCTTATTATTTTCCTTACGGAACTCACATCCAATACTGCAACTGCGGCAATGGTTATGCCCATTCTCGCGGCTGTTGCGGTCGGTCTGGGGCAGAGCCCGCTTCTGCTCACTGTTCCCGCGGCGATTGCGGCTTCGTGCGCGTTCATGCTGCCTGTGGCTACACCTCCGAACGCCATTGTTTTCGGTTCGGGCTATGTCACTATCCCGCAGATGGTGAAAAGCGGCTTCGGGCTTAACATAATCGGCATAATTGTCACTGTGGCGGTTACTTACCTTATAGTCGTTCCGACTTTCGGCGTGGAATTAGGCGTTATCCCCGAGTGGGCTAAGGTTATTGCCGGGAAATAA
- a CDS encoding SLC13 family permease, whose product MMAAFWNRLWDMHDDTKALVLYSPKAMLKKFVNTHFSSATEKEEKSVDLADEMSDAPAEHARRLKSGPGGIEEGEPREYSTRQKIGLFLGPALFFLMLFIPTPSGMSPEAQKMAAITFLMATWWMCESLPIPVTSLLPIPLFPIMGLMPTGKATAPYANDLIYLFMGGFIIALSMQKWNLHRRIAMNIVKVVGFSPSRLILGFMIATGIISAFVSNTATAVMMMPIGLAIIAHVVDEGKREGLDKVIDFSPEKFAFGLNLMLGIAYAASIGGIATLIGTPPNTVLAGYLSKSFGYEITFAKWLVIGVPFVLVTLPLCWLWLIKVANPMKLKKVPGGKDLIEAELKKMGKMSTGERWTLLVFSLTALAWIFRAQLNFLFPDPKMVTDAAIGMVGGCILFLIPINLKKNEFVMDWHWAAKMPWGVLILFGGGLCLSDGFKVTKLADWIGLQVGLLEHAPILVLVIAVTTLLIFLTELTSNTATAAMVMPILSAVAIGLGQNPLLLVVPAAIAASCAFMLPVATPPNAIVFGSGYVTIPQMAKSGFGLNILCIIITVIVTYVLVIPFFGVEIGVLPDWAVLTEAVTK is encoded by the coding sequence ATGATGGCAGCATTCTGGAACAGACTCTGGGACATGCACGACGATACCAAAGCTCTCGTGCTTTACAGCCCCAAGGCAATGCTCAAAAAGTTTGTCAACACACACTTCTCGTCTGCAACCGAGAAGGAGGAGAAAAGTGTTGACCTTGCGGACGAAATGTCCGATGCCCCGGCGGAGCACGCCCGCAGACTCAAATCCGGTCCCGGCGGGATCGAAGAGGGCGAACCGAGAGAATACTCGACAAGGCAGAAAATAGGTCTGTTTCTCGGACCTGCACTGTTTTTTCTTATGCTTTTTATCCCAACACCCTCAGGCATGAGCCCTGAAGCGCAGAAAATGGCGGCAATCACTTTCCTTATGGCTACGTGGTGGATGTGCGAATCACTGCCCATTCCCGTGACAAGCCTTCTGCCCATACCTCTTTTCCCCATAATGGGACTTATGCCCACGGGCAAGGCGACAGCTCCCTACGCAAATGACCTTATCTACCTTTTCATGGGCGGCTTCATAATAGCGCTTTCCATGCAGAAGTGGAACCTTCACCGCAGAATAGCGATGAACATAGTCAAGGTTGTGGGCTTCTCTCCCAGCAGACTTATACTCGGCTTTATGATCGCCACAGGCATAATCTCCGCTTTCGTTTCCAACACAGCGACAGCGGTCATGATGATGCCCATCGGTCTTGCCATCATCGCTCACGTCGTGGATGAAGGTAAAAGAGAAGGGCTCGACAAGGTGATAGATTTTTCGCCGGAGAAGTTCGCTTTCGGTCTCAACCTCATGCTCGGTATAGCGTATGCCGCATCAATAGGCGGTATCGCCACCCTGATCGGCACGCCTCCCAACACTGTTCTTGCCGGTTATCTGTCAAAAAGCTTCGGTTACGAAATAACCTTCGCCAAATGGCTTGTAATAGGCGTTCCGTTTGTACTTGTGACTCTTCCTCTCTGCTGGCTGTGGCTTATCAAGGTCGCAAACCCCATGAAGCTTAAAAAGGTTCCCGGGGGCAAAGATCTTATTGAGGCAGAGCTTAAAAAAATGGGCAAAATGAGCACCGGTGAACGCTGGACCCTGCTTGTTTTCTCCCTTACTGCTCTTGCTTGGATATTCAGAGCACAGCTTAACTTTCTCTTCCCCGATCCTAAAATGGTTACGGATGCGGCAATAGGCATGGTGGGCGGCTGTATACTGTTTCTTATTCCCATAAACCTGAAAAAAAACGAGTTCGTCATGGACTGGCACTGGGCGGCAAAAATGCCTTGGGGCGTCCTCATACTCTTCGGCGGCGGTCTCTGCCTTTCTGACGGGTTCAAGGTTACCAAGCTTGCTGACTGGATAGGTCTTCAGGTAGGGCTTCTTGAGCATGCGCCCATACTGGTGCTTGTTATAGCGGTCACAACGCTTCTCATCTTCCTTACTGAGCTTACGTCAAACACGGCGACTGCTGCCATGGTCATGCCTATTCTCTCAGCAGTCGCAATCGGTCTCGGTCAGAACCCGCTTCTGCTAGTTGTTCCCGCGGCTATTGCGGCTTCATGCGCATTCATGCTTCCTGTTGCCACACCTCCGAACGCGATTGTTTTCGGTTCGGGTTATGTGACAATTCCGCAGATGGCAAAAAGCGGTTTCGGATTGAACATCCTTTGCATAATTATTACAGTGATAGTAACTTATGTACTGGTTATCCCTTTCTTCGGTGTTGAAATAGGTGTTCTTCCCGACTGGGCGGTTCTGACAGAAGCTGTTACAAAATAA
- a CDS encoding sigma-54-dependent transcriptional regulator: MEKILIVDDEVFICENLQRVLSADGYKVFITHSGEDALDIVVEEEIDLVLLDLNLGSTSGLDVLKTLRDIDPELLVIIITGYGTVESAVESLKMGAYDYIKKPFKADAIHLIVRLALETQELRREVRHLKRGSGVLSAAMQIVGASEEMKRIYSQIQEVAKHETATVLITGESGTGKELVAKAIHNLSPRSAKPFVEINCGSLPYNLLESELFGYEKGAFTDAKTRKIGLLEEASGGTLFLDEIGEMDMSLQVKLLRVIEDRKFRRLGNTRNIDIDVRIIAATNRNLKKAIDEKQFREDLYYRLNVFPIRLPALRERRDDIPNLLDFFIKKFSADFKKKVKDVARPALNLFMEYQWPGNVRELKNVVERICIMTDAEVITEDVLPQEIKGNKPKKEAPAGVEVPAEGLVLEDAVSRYEEGIIRKALSMTDGNVAQASKLLGTARGTLRYKLEKYKIEHNDH; the protein is encoded by the coding sequence ATGGAAAAGATACTGATTGTGGATGACGAGGTTTTCATCTGCGAAAACCTCCAGAGGGTTCTCAGCGCTGACGGGTACAAGGTGTTCATAACCCACAGCGGCGAGGACGCCCTTGATATAGTTGTGGAGGAGGAGATCGACCTTGTTCTGCTTGATCTCAATCTCGGCTCCACCAGCGGGCTTGATGTTCTTAAAACTCTGAGAGACATTGACCCCGAGCTTCTCGTGATTATTATAACCGGATACGGAACAGTTGAAAGCGCCGTGGAATCGCTGAAAATGGGCGCCTATGACTATATAAAGAAGCCCTTCAAGGCTGACGCCATTCACCTCATTGTCCGTCTCGCCCTTGAAACTCAGGAACTGAGAAGGGAGGTTCGCCATCTGAAAAGAGGGAGCGGTGTTCTCTCCGCGGCAATGCAGATTGTCGGCGCCAGCGAAGAGATGAAGCGCATCTATTCGCAGATTCAGGAAGTGGCGAAGCATGAGACGGCAACAGTGCTGATCACCGGTGAGTCGGGCACAGGCAAGGAGCTGGTGGCAAAAGCAATACACAACCTCTCCCCCCGCAGCGCAAAGCCCTTTGTGGAGATAAACTGCGGATCTCTCCCGTATAATCTTCTGGAATCCGAGCTTTTCGGCTATGAAAAAGGAGCCTTTACCGACGCGAAAACCCGTAAAATAGGTCTTCTGGAGGAGGCATCCGGAGGAACTCTGTTTCTTGACGAGATAGGGGAGATGGACATGAGCCTTCAGGTTAAGCTGCTTCGTGTCATAGAGGACAGAAAATTCCGCAGGCTGGGCAACACCAGAAATATTGATATAGATGTGCGGATTATCGCCGCTACAAACAGAAACCTCAAGAAAGCCATAGACGAAAAGCAGTTTCGGGAAGACCTCTACTACAGGCTCAACGTTTTTCCCATACGCCTTCCCGCTCTCAGGGAACGCCGTGACGATATTCCCAACCTGCTTGACTTTTTCATAAAAAAATTCAGCGCCGACTTCAAGAAGAAGGTGAAGGACGTTGCCCGTCCGGCTCTCAACCTGTTCATGGAATACCAGTGGCCGGGGAATGTGCGTGAGCTGAAAAATGTTGTGGAGAGGATCTGCATCATGACCGACGCCGAGGTGATAACCGAGGATGTCCTCCCGCAGGAGATAAAAGGGAACAAGCCAAAGAAGGAGGCTCCGGCGGGGGTTGAGGTTCCGGCGGAAGGGCTTGTGCTTGAGGACGCTGTATCACGTTACGAGGAAGGGATAATAAGAAAAGCTCTCAGCATGACCGACGGCAACGTGGCTCAGGCCTCTAAGCTTCTCGGAACGGCTAGGGGAACACTCCGTTATAAACTGGAGAAGTATAAGATAGAGCACAATGATCATTAA
- a CDS encoding ATP-binding protein, translating to MKFYSLHKKVLIAFLALSLLPLAVLGFYAARNLSSVEQYLRKSASSALEAQATRSLVLSAQTVADTVSIFLRSVENDLNSFVLLDAEEAEYADFYNRHRGTVRVWDNGTEKFHDVPLYSELTFINPDGTERIRLTDGVPANELRNVSVPANTTYKTEDYFVRALELPDGEVYVSRVSGWFIHKKEVEKNGGDTWFRGVIRFARAVYDDNGSLKGVAVISLDHLHLMEFTRHISPDGKDSSRKASYESADYSFMFDDEGWIITHPKQWDIRGYNSDGTLTGTRGEYSAARLQAGDVPFNLFKTGFIHENYPAAASDVTEGKGGVVDVTNVGGSRKIMAYAPIRYASGAYSEHGVFGGVTIGAEISRFHMPAVRISDVIRGELDKFVSSMAIFVTVMAVMVLAVAYRLSWSITNPIERLNIAIKSVTKDGAVPNVDVSGGDEVAQLTRSFNDMARELEQRRVSLMESMQKLEASREAVIREQNFKTTVFENIETGILTLDKDNRITFINKPAMTILRLAKSAEGGLLEAALAHKPEVVEVIREFQSEGRTKRWSRYIDSEDGGRNMHLRIAGLPMVMEHADGNIITVEDLTERVGLRKQMARMDRFASMGRLSAGLAHEIRNPLTGISLMLDDLHDRLLKNDADRQLIQRSLKEIERLEGLVDGLLNFASAVPPKLRMANMADILSDTLFFVKKQCERQRITLETDVEPDLPMINIDPDKIKQAFLNLLTNALDAMKSGGGLRISAKKTENGIELIFSDTGVGISPADLPNIFEPFYTTKAEGTGLGLAITHNIVSEHGGKIEAESRQGTGSRFILFFPFEGNLK from the coding sequence ATGAAATTTTACAGCCTGCACAAAAAAGTTCTTATAGCGTTTCTGGCACTCTCGCTTTTACCTCTGGCGGTTCTGGGTTTTTACGCCGCGCGGAACCTCAGTTCTGTGGAGCAGTATCTGCGCAAAAGCGCTTCCTCCGCTCTTGAGGCTCAGGCAACCCGATCCCTTGTTCTCAGTGCGCAGACAGTTGCGGATACTGTGTCGATCTTTCTCAGAAGTGTAGAGAACGACCTGAACAGCTTTGTTCTTCTTGATGCCGAAGAAGCGGAATACGCCGACTTCTATAACAGACACAGAGGCACTGTCCGTGTTTGGGACAACGGAACAGAAAAATTTCACGATGTTCCGCTTTACAGCGAGCTCACTTTTATCAATCCCGACGGAACTGAGCGCATCCGCCTTACGGACGGAGTGCCTGCGAATGAACTGAGGAATGTCTCGGTTCCTGCGAATACCACATATAAAACCGAAGACTATTTTGTCCGCGCGCTGGAACTTCCCGACGGCGAGGTTTACGTTTCACGGGTAAGTGGCTGGTTTATCCATAAAAAAGAAGTCGAAAAAAATGGCGGCGATACTTGGTTTAGAGGAGTTATTCGTTTTGCCAGAGCAGTTTATGATGACAACGGCAGTCTGAAAGGCGTTGCCGTTATCTCTCTTGATCATCTGCACCTCATGGAGTTTACCCGCCACATCTCACCGGACGGAAAGGACAGCAGCAGGAAGGCATCCTACGAAAGCGCCGACTATTCCTTTATGTTTGATGACGAAGGCTGGATAATCACCCACCCGAAGCAGTGGGATATAAGAGGGTACAACTCCGACGGAACTCTCACGGGAACCAGAGGGGAATACAGCGCTGCAAGGCTTCAGGCGGGGGATGTCCCCTTTAATCTGTTCAAGACAGGCTTCATACATGAAAACTACCCCGCGGCGGCGTCAGATGTTACTGAGGGCAAGGGCGGCGTTGTGGATGTAACCAATGTCGGCGGCTCCCGAAAGATAATGGCTTACGCTCCCATACGCTATGCTTCGGGGGCTTACTCGGAGCACGGCGTCTTCGGCGGCGTGACCATAGGAGCGGAGATCAGCCGCTTCCACATGCCTGCTGTGAGAATCTCTGACGTTATCCGCGGCGAGCTTGACAAGTTCGTGAGCAGCATGGCTATTTTTGTCACTGTAATGGCGGTGATGGTGCTTGCTGTCGCCTACAGGCTTTCATGGAGCATAACTAACCCGATAGAGCGGCTGAATATCGCCATAAAGAGTGTCACCAAAGACGGCGCAGTGCCCAATGTTGACGTCTCCGGCGGGGATGAGGTGGCTCAGCTTACCAGATCTTTTAATGATATGGCTCGTGAGCTGGAGCAAAGGCGTGTGAGCCTCATGGAGTCCATGCAGAAGCTTGAGGCTTCCAGAGAGGCGGTGATTAGGGAGCAGAACTTCAAAACAACGGTTTTTGAGAATATAGAGACGGGGATCCTCACCCTTGATAAGGATAACCGCATAACCTTCATAAACAAACCCGCCATGACGATTCTCAGGCTGGCGAAGTCAGCGGAGGGCGGGCTTCTGGAGGCTGCGCTTGCGCATAAGCCGGAGGTCGTGGAGGTGATCAGGGAGTTTCAGTCCGAAGGGCGCACCAAACGCTGGAGCCGATACATAGACTCCGAGGACGGCGGACGCAACATGCACCTGAGAATAGCCGGTCTGCCCATGGTAATGGAGCATGCGGACGGAAACATAATTACTGTGGAGGATCTCACCGAAAGGGTCGGTCTGCGGAAGCAGATGGCGAGGATGGACAGATTCGCCTCCATGGGCAGGCTCTCGGCAGGGCTGGCGCACGAGATACGCAACCCGCTGACCGGAATAAGCCTCATGCTGGACGATCTGCACGACAGGCTCCTGAAAAACGACGCGGACAGGCAGCTTATCCAGCGCTCGCTTAAGGAAATAGAGCGGCTTGAGGGGCTTGTGGACGGGCTTCTTAATTTTGCCTCCGCAGTGCCGCCCAAGCTTCGCATGGCGAACATGGCGGATATTCTGTCCGACACTCTCTTCTTTGTGAAGAAGCAGTGCGAAAGACAGCGGATCACTCTTGAGACTGATGTTGAACCTGATCTGCCGATGATAAACATAGACCCGGACAAGATAAAGCAGGCGTTTCTGAACCTGCTCACCAACGCTCTGGACGCAATGAAAAGCGGCGGCGGTCTCCGCATTTCCGCTAAAAAAACGGAAAACGGCATAGAGCTGATCTTCAGCGATACGGGAGTGGGAATAAGCCCTGCGGATCTGCCTAATATCTTCGAGCCGTTTTATACAACGAAAGCGGAAGGTACAGGTCTGGGGCTTGCCATAACCCATAACATAGTTTCCGAACACGGCGGCAAGATAGAGGCGGAAAGCAGGCAGGGAACAGGCAGCAGGTTCATACTCTTTTTCCCTTTTGAAGGCAATCTCAAGTAA